A genomic stretch from Erigeron canadensis isolate Cc75 chromosome 9, C_canadensis_v1, whole genome shotgun sequence includes:
- the LOC122582646 gene encoding myosin-4-like, giving the protein MQDHEMKNEGKEKAEKGIIVIQKYFRGYQARFHCHKLKDGIITLQSFARGENARRKFQNLTKNLTQTTHIHQDFVWKPLRTREATIIYLQSVVRSWLSRKHIDYIEDPIIENNNEVNDIRKEIVENKDQVKVSQSYIRDLEQQYLRVETALQHKKHENYILELQIQQIDKKWELHKAKMDMKEKAWQDEFTSIQMSIASTEEETTNEINCVPQKPTRQENVNKNITIRQILERQESGFGFQMENKLNSRKGQEQELRKLKGRFKAWKKEFKTRLHNVKRTLDRLDHCRTQKVHKSCFVS; this is encoded by the exons ATGCAGGATCATGAAATGAAGAATGAAGGAAAGGAAAAAGCAGAGAAGGGCATAATCgtaatacaaaaatatttccGTGGGTACCAAGCACGCTTCCATTGTCACAAGCTTAAGGATGGGATTATTACACTTCAATCAT TTGCTCGTGGTGAAAATGCAAGGAGAAAGTTCCAAAATTTGACAAAAAATCTCACCCAAACGACACACATTCATCAGGATTTCGTGTGGAAACCATTGAGGACCCGAGAGGCAACAATCATATATTTGCAATCAG TGGTTCGAAGTTGGTTAAGTCGAAAACACATTGACTATATAGAAGATCCAATAATCGAGAACAACAACGAAGTAAATGATATACGCAAAGAGATCGTGGAAAACAAG GACCAAGTCAAGGTTTCACAATCCTACATTCGTGATCTTGAACAACAATATTTAAGGGTTGAGACCGCTTTACAACACAAGAAACATGAAAACTATATCTTGGAGCTCCAAATTCAACAAATTGATAAGAAATGGGAGTTGCACAAGGCTAAGATGGACATGAAGGAGAAAGCATGGCAAGATGAATTCACTTCTATTCAA ATGAGCATAGCTTCAACAGAAGAAGAGACtacaaatgaaataaattgtgtcCCTCAAAAGCCTACACGACAAGAAAATGTCAACAAGAATATTACTATCAGACAAATACTCGAGAGGCAAGAAAGTGGTTTTGGCTTTCAAATGGAAAATAAGTTGAATTCAAGGAAAGGTCAGGAACAAGAGCTTCGAAAACTGAAAGGTCGGTTTAAGGCATGGAAGAAAGAGTTTAAAACTCGGTTGCACAATGTAAAGAGAACACTTGATAGATTGGATCATTGTAGAACCCAAAAAGTCCATAAGAGTTGCTTCGTTAGTTGA
- the LOC122583366 gene encoding ankyrin repeat-containing protein ITN1-like, protein MCIFSLQDAISGVVSKEKRIYQEILNGALDRVRHILENEGLAPTDKITNNGNTALHVAVSYSTKNHEILEHLLAMVPGENTLLDLVNADGSTLLHVAAIAGNTEAANMLLERNLDFVLVKDKEGHTPLAVSLFNMHTNTSRCVLKHIENEINKYSTYTKYQETLFSGTSGDEHLVLAISSKEFGVAWDMLTYYKTIDSEALLMAIAQNYPNEPERRGWPFTKERVDVDYKANNLLWRVCEKIQGTSNSNHCYTNPVFEATRLNAFEVVETIVKFFPNTIWSTNEDGHNFMQYAVINRSEKIYNLLYQMSEHKNIYKTIRDSSGNNLLHLAARLAPSNKLNLISGAALQLQRELQWFTEVQGFVTSLNKIQKNSSDETPDMVFTSQHKDLVIEGEKWMKETANSYTITAALITTIVFAAAITVPGGNKDSGLPMFSSKAAFTIFAISDAISLFTSVTSLLMFLSILTTRFAEQDFLFKLPKRLIIGLATLFVSTTAMIIAFGATLLLVFGQGNSWILLPIGALTCLPITSFVTLQFPLIADLMSATYGHSIFVKSKSDSTNYFY, encoded by the exons ATGTGTATTTTTTCGCTTCAAGACGCAATATCAGGAGTTGTatcaaaagaaaagagaatTTATCAGGAGATTCTAAATGGAGCTTTGGATCGTGTGCGTCACATTCTAGAAAACGAAGGTCTTGCACCAACGGACAAAATAACCAATAATGGCAACACAGCACTCCATGTAGCAGTGAGTTATTCAACCAAGAATCATGAAATATTAGAACATTTGTTAGCAATGGTACCAGGAGAAAACACACTATTGGATTTGGTAAATGCAGACGGAAGTACACTACTTCATGTAGCTGCTATTGCCGGCAACACTGAAGCTGCTAACATGTTGTTGGAAAGAAACCTAGACTTTGTATTGGTCAAGGACAAGGAAGGTCACACACCACTAGCCGTATCCCTTTTTAATATGCATACCAATACTTCTCGGTGTGTGTTGAAGCACATTGAAAATGAGATAAATAAGTATTCCACATACACTAAGTATCAAGAAACTCTGTTTTCTGGCACAAGTGGTGATGAGCATTTAGTTCTAGCTATTTCTTCCAAAGAATTTG GCGTAGCATGGGATATGTTGACATATTACAAAACCATAGATAGTGAAGCTCTGCTTATGGCTATAGCTCAAAACTACCCAAATGAACCGGAAAGGAGAG GATGGCCATTCACTAAAGAGAGAGTTGATGTAGATTATAAAGCAAACAACCTACTATGGAGAGTATGTGAAAAAATACAAGGCACCAGCAATAGTAATCACTGTTACACTAATCCTGTGTTTGAAGCCACAAGACTAAATGCATTCGAGGTTGTTGAAACTATTGTAAAATTTTTCCCAAATACAATTTGGAGTACCAATGAAGATGGTCACAACTTTATGCAATATGCTGTGATAAATCGTTCGGAAAAGATTTATAACCTGTTGTACCAAATGAGCGAACATAAGAATATCTATAAAACAATCAGAGACTCTTCTGGAAATAACCTCTTGCATTTGGCTGCAAGATTGGCACCTtcaaacaaattaaaccttATATCAGGTGCAGCTTTGCAGTTACAGCGGGAACTCCAATGGTTTACG GAAGTACAAGGATTTGTAACCTCCTTGAACAAGATTCAAAAGAACTCTTCTGATGAAACACCTGATATGGTATTTACTAGCCAGCACAAGGACTTGGTGATTGAGGGAGAAAAATGGATGAAAGAAACTGCAAATTCATACACAATTACAGCTGCTCTCATAACCACAATTGTGTTTGCAGCTGCTATTACAGTTCCCGGGGGAAACAAGGATTCAGGGTTACCAATGTTTTCCAGCAAGGCGGCTTTCACAATATTTGCAATATCAGATGCCATATCATTATTCACGTCTGTTACGTcattgttaatgtttttatcCATCCTCACCACACGTTTTGCTGAACAAGACTTTCTCTTCAAGTTGCCTAAAAGGTTGATAATTGGTCTTGCGACCTTGTTCGTCTCTACGACGGCAATGATCATAGCTTTTGGTGCAACATTACTCCTTGTGTTTGGACAAGGAAACTCATGGATTCTTCTTCCAATAGGTGCGTTGACATGCTTACCAATTACTTCTTTTGTGACGTTGCAGTTTCCTCTTATTGCAGACTTGATGAGTGCGACATATGGTCATAGTATATTTGTTAAAAGTAAATCTGATTCCACCAATTACTTCTACTAA
- the LOC122583009 gene encoding uncharacterized protein LOC122583009 isoform X2, with translation MAHLHDLPLDLLDLIIVLLAISTDGARDLTRFAATCKQIKIMAERLHIQSIVNLHQLTFTDDYTKHHHPHDLLCECAAAGNREAMSILAMAILSGDSWFKHMLEDRNKRSRELKMSVYGLMHSHTLVRSFIRYGYCTDILKMRRHLLNYVASCAGYRAACAFGILTAVNKMCSEMVHKINAYRLSVREYDSFGNNLSLEILNKDLGDDRKKVLVIFDKVFPSKPI, from the exons ATGGCGCATTTGCATGACTTGCCCCTTGACCTTCTGGATCTTATCATCGTATTGTTAGCAATATCCACTGATGGCGCCAGAGACCTGACAAGATTTGCAGCAAC ATGCAAGCAGATTAAGATAATGGCTGAACGACTACATATCCAAAGTATAGTCAACTTACACCAGTTGACTTTTACAGATGACTACACAAAGCATCATCACCCTCATGACCTCCTTTGTGAGTGTGCCGCAGCTGGAAATCGAGAGGCCATGTCCATACTTGCAATG GCTATTTTGTCTGGCGACTCCTGGTTCAAGCATATGTTAGAGGATCGCAATAAACGATCACGTGAATTGAAAATGTCGGTATATGGACTAATGCATTCCCATACACTTGTAAGATCATTTATTCGCTATGGCTACTGCACTGATATTTTAAAGATGCGTCGACACTTGCTCAACTATGTGGCCTCATGTGCTGGATACCGGGCAGCTTGTGCATTTGGCATCCTTACTGCTGTCAATAAAATGTGTTCTGAAATGGTTCACAAAATTAATGCATATCGCCTTTCTGTCAGAGAATATGATAGTTTTGGAAACAATCTGTCCTTGGAGATACTTAACAAGGACTTGGGTGATGATCGTAAAAAAGTGCTCGTCATATTTGATAAAGTTTTCCCTTCGAAACCTATTTGA
- the LOC122583009 gene encoding uncharacterized protein LOC122583009 isoform X3: MGLMIQSRKMAHLHDLPLDLLDLIIVLLAISTDGARDLTRFAATCKQIKIMAERLHIQSIVNLHQLTFTDDYTKHHHPHDLLCECAAAGNREAMSILAMIIINTGTILGRVKTGYFVWRLLVQAYVRGSQ; this comes from the exons ATGGGATTAATGATCCAAAGCAGGAAGATGGCGCATTTGCATGACTTGCCCCTTGACCTTCTGGATCTTATCATCGTATTGTTAGCAATATCCACTGATGGCGCCAGAGACCTGACAAGATTTGCAGCAAC ATGCAAGCAGATTAAGATAATGGCTGAACGACTACATATCCAAAGTATAGTCAACTTACACCAGTTGACTTTTACAGATGACTACACAAAGCATCATCACCCTCATGACCTCCTTTGTGAGTGTGCCGCAGCTGGAAATCGAGAGGCCATGTCCATACTTGCAATG attattattaatacgggtACAATTTTAGGGCGTGTCAAGACGG GCTATTTTGTCTGGCGACTCCTGGTTCAAGCATATGTTAGAGGATCGCAATAA
- the LOC122582171 gene encoding pre-mRNA-splicing factor SYF1 gives MSTIPSDLYPSQDDLLYEEELLRNPFSLKLWWRYLIARTDAPFKKRSVIYERALKALPGSYKLWHAYLRERLELVRNLPVSYPQYQALNNTFERALVTMHKMPRIWIMYLTSLTEQKLVTRTRKAFDRALCALPVTQHDRIWEKYLVFVSQKGVPIETALRVYRRYLKYDPGHIEDLIEFLLNSELWQEAAERLAGVLNDDRFYSIKGKTKHRLWLELCDLLTQHASEISGLNVDAIIRGGIRKFSDEVGRLWTSLADYYIRRKLLEKARDVFEEGMTTVVTVRDFSVIFDAYSQFEESVLALKMEGLSESEDEEENGVEDDDGDEEEEDRLNVGKLEEKLKKFWLSDDKDVDLRIARLEHLMDRRPELANSVLLRQNPHNVEQWHRRVKIFEGNPTKQILTYTEAVRTIDPMKAVGKPHTLWVAFAKLYETHKDIANARVIFDKAVQVNYKAVDNLASVWCEWAEMELRHKNFKGALELMRRATAEPSAEVKRRVAADGNEPVQIKLHKSLRLWTFYVDLEESLGTLESTRTVYERILDLRIATPQIIINYAMLLEDNKYFEDAFKVYERGVKIFKYPHVKDIWVTYLSKFVKRYGKSKLERSRELFEHAVEMAPSEVVKPLYLQYAKLEEDYGLAKRAMRVYDQAAKAVPANEKLSMYEIYIARAAEIFGVPKTREIYEQAIVSDGLPEKDAMKMCIKYAELEKSLGEIDRARKIYVYASWLADPRSDGDFWKKWHDFEVQHGNEDTFRDMLRIKRSVSTRHSQTHVMLPEFLMQKSTVDAGTPEDGMAALERQLAPADPENLPSNDTTARKLGFVSAGVQVSQKESGILQNQEEIDLPEGSDSDEEDGDGKVEIAQKDVPDAVFGGLIRKRDEEAEKEKENGDGETRLGALERMKRRRQGN, from the exons ATGTCAACAATTCCTTCCGATTTATATCCGTCACAAGATGACCTTCTGTACGAAGAAGAACTTCTCCGAAATCCATTCAGTCTAAAACTATGGTGGCGATATTTAATCGCCCGAACCGACGCGCCGTTCAAAAAACGGTCCGTTATTTACGAACGAGCACTAAAAGCATTACCAGGAAGCTACAAACTCTGGCACGCGTATCTCCGAGAACGACTCGAATTGGTACGTAATTTACCCGTTTCGTATCCGCAATATCAGGCTTTAAATAATACATTTGAACGTGCCTTAGTTACTATGCATAAAATGCCTAGAATTTGGATTATGTATTTGACTAGTTTGACTGAACAAAAGCTAGTTACTAGGACACGTAAAGCGTTTGATAGGGCGTTATGCGCGTTGCCCGTTACGCAACACGATAGGATTTGGGAGAAGTATTTGGTTTTTGTTAGTCAGAAAGGGGTTCCGATTGAGACGGCGTTAAGGGTTTATAGACGGTATTTGAAGTATGATCCGGGTCATATTGAGGATTTGATTGAGTTTTTGTTGAATTCGGAGTTGTGGCAAGAGGCTGCGGAGAGGTTGGCGGGTGTTTTGAATGACGATAGGTTTTATTCGATTAAAGGGAAGACGAAACATAGGTTGTGGTTGGAGCTTTGTGATTTGCTTACGCAACATGCGAGTGAGATTTCGGGGTTGAATGTTGATGCGATTATTAGAGGCGGGATTAGGAAGTTTAGTGATGAGGTGGGTCGGCTTTGGACTTCGTTGGCGGATTATTATATTAGGAGGAAGTTGTTGGAGAAGGCGAGAGATGTATTTGAAGAAGGGATGACGACGGTTGTTACTGTTAGGGATTTTAGTGTGATTTTTGACGCGTATTCGCAGTTTGAGGAGAGTGTGCTTGCTTTGAAGATGGAAGGGTTGAGTGAGAGCGAGGATGAAGAGGAAAACGgtgttgaagatgatgatggagATGAGGAAGAAGAGGATCGGCTAAATGTGGGAAAGTTGGAGGAGAAGCTTAAGAAATTTTGGTTGTCAGACGATAAAGATGTTGATTTGAGGATAGCGAGATTAGAGCATCTTATGGATAGAAGGCCCGAACTCGCTAATAGTGTTCTTCTTCGTCAAAATCCTCATAATGTTGAACAGTGGCATAGGAGAGTTAAGATCTTTGAAGGGAATCCAACAAAGCAGATCTTAACATATACAGAAGCAGTACGAACAATTGACCCAATGAAAGCGGTTGGCAAACCTCATACCTTGTGGGTTGCGTTTGCTAAATTGTATGAAACTCATAAGGACATTGCTAATGCAAGGGTGATTTTTGATAAGGCTGTGCAAGTTAACTATAAAGCTGTGGATAATCTTGCTAGTGTTTGGTGTGAATGGGCAGAAATGGAGCTCAGACACAAAAATTTCAAGGGAGCATTGGAACTAATGAGGCGTGCTACAGCTGAACCATCCGCTGAAGTGAAACGCAGAG TGGCTGCTGATGGCAATGAACCAGTACAAATAAAGTTGCACAAATCGCTAAGGCTTTGGACTTTTTATGTGGATTTAGAAGAGAGTCTGGGCACCTTGGAATCCACCCGTACTGTATATGAGAGGATCTTGGATCTACGAATTGCTACACCGCAGATTATTATAAACTATGCAATGCTGCTAGAG GATAACAAGTACTTTGAAGATGCTTTTAAGGTCTATGAAAGAGGGGTGAAGATCTTCAAATATCCTCATGTGAAGGACATTTGGGTTACTTATCTCTCGAAGTTTGTGAAAAGATACGGGAAGTCCAAACTTGAAAGGTCCAGAGAGCTGTTTGAGCATGCTGTTGAAATG GCTCCTTCTGAAGTTGTGAAGCCCTTGTATCTTCAATATGCTAAGTTGGAGGAGGATTATGGTCTAGCTAAACGAGCAATGAGAGTTTATGATCAAGCAGCAAAAGCTGTCCCAGCTAATGAGAAGTTGAGCATGTATGAAATTTACATAGCACGTGCAGCTGAAATTTTTGGAGTCCCTAAAACTAGGGAGATTTATGAACAGGCAATTGTTTCTGATGGGCTTCCCGAGAAGGATGCCATGAAGATGTGCATCAAGTATGCAGAGCTTGAGAAGAGTCTTGGAGAAATTGATCGTGCCcgtaaaatatatgtttatgcaTCTTGGCTTGCGGATCCACGCTCTGATGGTGATTTTTGGAAGAAGTGGCATGATTTTGAAGTACAACATGGTAACGAGGATACTTTCCGCGACATGCTTCGTATTAAGAGGAGTGTTTCTACTAGACATAGCCAG ACACATGTGATGCTCCCGGAGTTTTTAATGCAGAAGTCAACTGTAGATGCCGGTACCCCTGAAGATGGAATGGCTGCTTTAGAAAGGCAGTTGGCTCCTGCTGACCCGGAAAACCTTCCTTCCAATGATACTACTGCTAGAAAGCTTGGATTTGTAAGTGCTGGTGTACAGGTATCGCAAAAAGAATCAGGAATACTACAAAACCAAGAAGAGATCGATCTTCCGGAAGGGAGCGATAGTGACGAAGAAGATGGTGATGGAAAAGTTGAGATTGCACAGAAAGATGTACCTGATGCTGTGTTTGGTGGGCTTATCAGAAAAAGAGATGAAGAagcagaaaaagaaaaagaaaatggagaTGGTGAGACCCGTCTTGGTGCACTTGAAAGAATGAAAAGGAGGCGTCAAGGTAACTAA
- the LOC122583009 gene encoding uncharacterized protein LOC122583009 isoform X1, protein MGLMIQSRKMAHLHDLPLDLLDLIIVLLAISTDGARDLTRFAATCKQIKIMAERLHIQSIVNLHQLTFTDDYTKHHHPHDLLCECAAAGNREAMSILAMAILSGDSWFKHMLEDRNKRSRELKMSVYGLMHSHTLVRSFIRYGYCTDILKMRRHLLNYVASCAGYRAACAFGILTAVNKMCSEMVHKINAYRLSVREYDSFGNNLSLEILNKDLGDDRKKVLVIFDKVFPSKPI, encoded by the exons ATGGGATTAATGATCCAAAGCAGGAAGATGGCGCATTTGCATGACTTGCCCCTTGACCTTCTGGATCTTATCATCGTATTGTTAGCAATATCCACTGATGGCGCCAGAGACCTGACAAGATTTGCAGCAAC ATGCAAGCAGATTAAGATAATGGCTGAACGACTACATATCCAAAGTATAGTCAACTTACACCAGTTGACTTTTACAGATGACTACACAAAGCATCATCACCCTCATGACCTCCTTTGTGAGTGTGCCGCAGCTGGAAATCGAGAGGCCATGTCCATACTTGCAATG GCTATTTTGTCTGGCGACTCCTGGTTCAAGCATATGTTAGAGGATCGCAATAAACGATCACGTGAATTGAAAATGTCGGTATATGGACTAATGCATTCCCATACACTTGTAAGATCATTTATTCGCTATGGCTACTGCACTGATATTTTAAAGATGCGTCGACACTTGCTCAACTATGTGGCCTCATGTGCTGGATACCGGGCAGCTTGTGCATTTGGCATCCTTACTGCTGTCAATAAAATGTGTTCTGAAATGGTTCACAAAATTAATGCATATCGCCTTTCTGTCAGAGAATATGATAGTTTTGGAAACAATCTGTCCTTGGAGATACTTAACAAGGACTTGGGTGATGATCGTAAAAAAGTGCTCGTCATATTTGATAAAGTTTTCCCTTCGAAACCTATTTGA